A single Chanos chanos chromosome 8, fChaCha1.1, whole genome shotgun sequence DNA region contains:
- the gabrr1 gene encoding gamma-aminobutyric acid receptor subunit rho-1 — MHVDVLFLFSVWLMVACCRSSRPRGHMLQPYSQIRSKRETTKTEGGGGRKSGSPILKRSPDITKSTVTKSEQLLRIDDHDFTMRPGFGGPAIPVGVDVQVESLDAISEVDMDFTMTLYLRHYWKDERLSFPSNTNQSMTFDGRLVKKIWVPDMFFVHSKRSFIHDTTTDNVMLRVYPDGKVLYSLRVTVTAMCSMDLSRFPLDTQTCSLEIESYAYTDDDLMLYWKKGNDSLKTDERISLSQFLIQKFHTTTKLAFYSSTGWYNRLYINFTLRRHIFFFLLQTYFPATLMVMLSWVSFWIDRRAVPARVPLGITTVLTMSTIITGVNASMPRVSYIKAVDIYLWVSFVFVFLSVIEYAAVNYLSTLQERKERQLRERMPCTCGMSHPSQMMMSSSYSDMDVNTTGNYGMPEVNGDKSERILVQMAMGSHQATGQRGNNRPYSRIDTHAIDKYSRVIFPGAYTLFNIIYWSIYS; from the exons ATGCACGTGGATGTGCTTTTCCTGTTTAGTGTTTGGCTCATGGTCGCATGTTGCAGGTCATCTCGACCGAGGGGACATATGCTTCAGCCCTACAGCCAAATCAG gTCAAAAAGAGAAACCACCAAAACCGAAGGTGGAGGAGGTCGTAAATCTGGAAG TCCCATTTTGAAAAGAAGTCCTGACATTACAAAGTCCACCGTCACAAAATCAGAGCAGCTTCTACGGATAGATGACCATGACTTTACAATGAGACCTGGTTTTGGAG GTCCAGCCATACCAGTTGGAGTAGACGTCCAAGTGGAAAGTCTGGACGCAATCTCAGAGGTTGACATG GACTTCACCATGACTCTGTATCTGAGACACTACTGGAAAGATGAGCGTTTGTCCTTCCCAAGTAACACTAACCAGAGCATGACCTTCGACGGACGACTGGTGAAAAAGATCTGGGTTCCTGACATGTTCTTTGTCCATTCCAAGAGGTCTTTCATCCACGACACTACCACGGATAACGTCATGTTACGAGTTTACCCTGATGGCAAAGTTCTCTACAGCCTGAG GGTCACTGTTACAGCCATGTGTAGTATGGATCTGAGCCGCTTCCCactggacacacagacatgctcgcTGGAAATTGAGAGCT ATGCTTATACCGACGATGACCTGATGCTGTACTGGAAGAAAGGGAATGATTCTTTGAAGACGGACGAGaggatctctctgtctcagttccTCATCCAGAAGTTTCACACCACCACAAAGCTGGCCTTTTACAGCAGCACAG GTTGGTACAATCGTTTGTACATCAACTTCACACTGCGGCGTcacatcttcttcttcctgctGCAGACCTACTTTCCCGCCACCCTAATGGTCATGCTGTCCTGGGTGTCTTTTTGGATCGACCGCAGAGCCGTACCCGCCAGAGTTCCTCTGg GTATTACCACGGTGCTGACCATGTCCACTATTATCACTGGGGTGAATGCTTCCATGCCCAGGGTCTCCTACATTAAAGCCGTGGACATTTATCTGTGGGtcagctttgtgtttgtcttcttgtctgTGATTGAGTACGCTGCCGTTAATTACCTGTCCACGCTGCAGGAACGGAAAGAGAGACAACTTAGAGAAAGG ATGCCATGTACCTGTGGCATGTCCCATCCAAGCCAGATGATGATGAGCAGTAGCTACAGTGATATGGATGTCAACACCACGGGAAACTATGGCATGCCTGAGGTGAATGGAGACAAAAGCGAGAGGATTCTAGTTCAGATGGCAATGGGATCTCACCAGGCCACAGGCCAGAGGGGTAACAACCGACCCTACAGCAGGATCGACACCCACGCCATAGACAAGTACTCCCGAGTTATCTTCCCTGGAGCCTACACACTGTTCAACATCATCTACTGGTCTATTTACTCCTAA
- the pnrc1 gene encoding proline-rich nuclear receptor coactivator 1 — translation MYPPLPLVGEFKDMIGESLCHHIESSIDNVENNRPSTNLNKSRQALFKKGSRRARSSASDVQNKNHQTLHQHQKHSGLLRSNQVRLADINNNHTTIKTSSKSPIQTNLTLEFSTTRTPGSVVTHFKPGTKKELLKSKAGKLERASQPSGPSVHSFNKNEQTAQNLNVRSQRSRYSNVRSSAPSSKKCENSSHRNSSSPVQFSRKDGKKPLHQAQSVKIVNVYSAEPTQEDNLKDGEKTYAGAKFSEPPSPSVLPKPPSHWVGEKTPQNSDNSREQMTVHLKTLLKVQAKP, via the exons ATGTATCCTCCTTTGCCACTCGTTGGTGAATTCAAAGACATGATTGGCGAATCTCTCTGTCATCACATTGAATCAAGCATCGACAACGTCGAAAACAACAGACCTTCAACCAACCTAAACAAATCACGGCAAGCCCTTTTTAAGAAAGGAAGCCGCAGAGCGAGGTCATCAGCATCCGATGTGCAGAACAAAAACCACCAAACCCTGCACCAGCATCAGAAACATTCAGGTTTGCTGAGAAGTAATCAGGTGCGGTTAGCAGACATCAACAACAACCACACCACTATCAAGACCAGCTCAAAATCCCCAATCCAGACAAATCTAACTCTCGAGTTTTCAACAACCAGGACTCCAGGGAGTGTGGTAACACATTTCAAACCAGGGACTAAAAAAGAG CTCCTAAAATCAAAAGCAGGGAAGCTCGAGCGAGCGAGCCAGCCAAGTGGGCCTTCGGTTCACAGCTTCAATAAAAACGAGCAGACTGCACAGAATTTGAATGTACGGAGTCAGAGGAGCAGATACAGCAATGTGCGAAGCAGCGCTCCGTCTTCAAAGAAGTGTGAGAACAGCTCGCACCGGAATTCTTCGTCACCCGTCCAGTTCAGTCGCAAAGACGGGAAAAAGCCTTTGCACCAAGCGCAGAGTGTCAAGATTGTGAATGTATACTCAGCTGAGCCTACACAAGAAGACAACCTCAAGGATGGGGAAAAAACCTATGCAGGAGCAAAGTTCAGtgaacccccctccccaagtGTGCTTCCCAAACCACCCAGCCACTGGGTCGGTGAGAAAACCCCCCAAAATTCTGACAACAGCCGGGAGCAAATGACCGTTCATTTGAAAACTCTGCTGAAAGTTCAAGCAAAACCATGA
- the LOC115819303 gene encoding peptidase M20 domain-containing protein 2-like, which produces MSEKLQQLKQQVCSNIDQAKSHFYRLSKDIWSCPELAYEEKQSHDMLVKFFNEEKGWNVESHFTLETAFRATWGPTGGKDGDPVVNIGFLCEYDALPGIGHACGHNLIAEVGAAAAVGLKTLLESMSDCPVRTKVTVLGTPAEEAGGGKVDMLREGAFEDLDVVFMAHPSQEDATYLPDVAEHDVIVKYRGRASHAAAYPWEGVNALDAAVLAYNSLSVLRQQLKPDWRIHGIIKHGGVKPNIIPDYTELEYYLRTPSRKDLPTIRAKAEMCFRSAAMATGCQVDVLFAKNEFHNILRNTTLQDLYEVNGKALGMEFTTDEEVLSNSSGSTDFGNVTFAVPGIHPYFYIGSDALNHTEEYNTAAGAEKAQFYTLRAAKALAMTALDVLFCPTLLQRVKNEFKERELEEKLSKPKQSVNDTLGDKESPGTLKQ; this is translated from the exons ATGTCTGAAAAACTACAGCAGCTGAAACAACAAGTGTGCAGCAACATTGACCAAGCCAAGAGCCACTTCTATCGCCTGAGCAAGGATATATGGAGTTGTCCGGAGTTGGCAtatgaagaaaaacaatcaCACGACATGCTGGTTAAGTTTTTTAATGAGGAGAAAGGATGGAACGTTGAATCACATTTTACACTAGAGACTGCGTTTCGTGCGACATGGGGACCCACTGGTGGCAAGGATGGTGACCCCGTTGTAAACATAGGCTTCTTGTGTGAATACGACGCATTGCCCGGCATTGGACACGCATGTGGCCATAACTTGATCGCAGAGGtgggagcagcagcagcagtcggGTTAAAGACATTGCTGGAGAGCATGTCTGATTGCCCTGTACGCACCAAG GTGACTGTCTTGGGCACTCCAGCGGAGGAAGCGGGGGGAGGAAAGGTTGACATGTTGCGGGAGGGAGCCTTTGAGGATCTGGACGTTGTGTTTATGGCCCATCCATCACAGGAAGACGCCACCTATCTGCCAGACGTGGCAGAACATGA TGTGATCGTGAAGTACCGTGGTAGAGCGTCGCACGCAGCCGCTTACCCCTGGGAAGGGGTCAACGCGCTGGATGCAGCAGTGTTGGCCTACAATAGCCTCTCCGTGCTGCGGCAGCAGCTCAAACCTGATTGGAGGATCCACG GCATTATAAAACATGGAGGCGTGAAGCCAAACATCATCCCTGACTACACTGAGCTAGAGTACTACTTACGCACCCCCTCACGCAAGGACCTGCCAACAATCAGAGCTAAAGCTGAGATGTGTTTCAGGTctgctgccatggcaactgGTTGTCAA GTCGACGTACTGTTCGCAAAGAACGAATTCCACAACATCCTGAGAAACACTACCTTGCAGGATCTCTATGAGGTGAACGGAAAGGCTTTAGGAATGGAGTTTACGACAGACGAGGAGGTTCTTTCCAACTCCTCAG GTTCCACAGACTTTGGTAATGTCACTTTCGCTGTACCAGGGATCCACCCTTACTTCTACATTGGCTCTGATGCACTAAACCACACAGAAGAATACAACACAGCTGCTG gtgcaGAGAAAGCTCAGTTCTACACGCTGCGTGCAGCCAAAGCTTTGGCTATGACAGCCCTGGACGTGTTGTTCTGCCCTACCTTGCTACAGCGCGTGAAGAACGAGtttaaagaaagagaactgGAAGAGAAGCTCTCGAAACCAAAGCAGAGTGTGAATGACACCTTAGGAGACAAAGAATCTCCAGGTACCCTCAAACAGTAG